The following proteins are encoded in a genomic region of Patescibacteria group bacterium:
- a CDS encoding KH domain-containing protein: MFERKLSQKVRKAVQEFFKKTTLETKVEVEEMTDSSMPVLIQMEEPQILIGENGRTLFEIQNLLNKFLRKKFKEEFYIDLDINDYKKKKLDYLKDTAKSYADDVALSRQEKELKPMSAYERRIVHIELKDRSDVKTESIGADPYRKIIIKPV, translated from the coding sequence ATGTTTGAAAGGAAACTAAGCCAAAAAGTGAGAAAAGCAGTTCAGGAATTTTTTAAAAAAACCACCCTTGAAACAAAAGTAGAGGTTGAGGAAATGACTGACTCATCAATGCCGGTTTTGATTCAAATGGAAGAACCGCAAATCCTGATTGGCGAAAATGGCAGGACTCTTTTTGAAATCCAGAACCTGTTGAACAAGTTTTTAAGAAAAAAATTTAAAGAAGAGTTTTATATTGATTTGGATATCAATGATTACAAGAAAAAGAAACTTGATTATTTAAAAGATACTGCTAAAAGTTATGCTGATGATGTCGCTCTTTCCAGACAAGAAAAAGAGCTGAAACCAATGTCAGCTTATGAAAGAAGAATTGTTCATATAGAACTCAAAGATAGGAGCGATGTCAAAACCGAAAGCATTGGCGCAGACCCTTACCGTAAAATCATCATCAAACCAGTTTAA
- a CDS encoding YidC/Oxa1 family membrane protein insertase has protein sequence MNAFTNFFHVILWQPLFNLLILLCYYLPGHNLGVAIITLTLLIRIILYPLQDKASKSQLAMQALQPKLKEIQAKYKNNKEEQAKAMMGLYKTEKINPFSAFFVTLVQLPILFILYRMFWQGIQEESFVYLYSFVQRPEVINPMFLGINLNEPSPILAVIAGITFFLQSKFAMPKKDKSEEQSSKKPGFADMFQKQMLFLFPILITVILFRLPSALGLYLLVAGIFMAGQQFFIRKKYYLTKK, from the coding sequence ATGAATGCTTTTACCAATTTTTTTCATGTAATATTGTGGCAGCCCTTGTTTAATCTCTTGATTTTGCTTTGTTATTATTTGCCTGGCCATAATCTTGGAGTGGCAATTATCACCTTAACCCTGCTTATCAGGATTATTTTATATCCTTTGCAAGATAAGGCAAGCAAGTCCCAGTTGGCAATGCAGGCATTACAGCCAAAACTGAAAGAGATTCAGGCAAAATACAAAAACAATAAAGAGGAGCAGGCAAAAGCAATGATGGGGCTTTATAAGACCGAAAAAATTAATCCTTTTTCAGCGTTTTTTGTTACCCTTGTTCAGTTGCCGATTTTATTTATTCTTTACAGGATGTTTTGGCAGGGCATACAGGAAGAAAGTTTTGTTTATCTTTATAGTTTTGTCCAGAGGCCAGAAGTGATTAATCCTATGTTTCTCGGAATTAATTTGAACGAGCCGTCCCCGATTTTGGCTGTGATAGCAGGGATAACCTTTTTTCTCCAAAGCAAATTTGCTATGCCTAAAAAAGACAAATCAGAAGAGCAGTCCTCCAAAAAACCGGGTTTCGCAGATATGTTCCAGAAACAAATGTTATTCCTGTTCCCTATCCTGATTACTGTTATTCTTTTTCGTTTGCCATCTGCGCTCGGGCTTTATTTACTCGTGGCAGGGATATTTATGGCAGGCCAGCAGTTTTTCATAAGAAAAAAATATTATTTAACGAAAAAATAA
- the rnpA gene encoding ribonuclease P protein component, which translates to MLPRIHRLKKKNDFERVYKKGKGFKQDFLFLKFTTNDSNVSRIGIVVSKKIASKATERNLIKRRIRGAIKEMLSAISPGQDIIISALNGVNKTIDFQTIKKTIGELLLKSGIIKKK; encoded by the coding sequence ATGTTGCCAAGAATCCATCGTCTTAAAAAGAAAAATGATTTTGAAAGGGTTTATAAAAAAGGCAAGGGCTTTAAGCAGGATTTTTTATTTTTAAAATTTACAACAAATGATTCCAATGTTTCACGGATAGGGATTGTGGTGAGTAAAAAGATTGCTTCAAAAGCAACGGAAAGAAATTTGATTAAAAGAAGAATCAGGGGAGCAATTAAAGAAATGCTTTCAGCCATAAGCCCGGGGCAAGATATTATTATCAGCGCCTTGAACGGAGTTAACAAGACAATTGATTTTCAGACAATAAAAAAAACCATCGGAGAACTATTATTAAAATCAGGGATTATTAAAAAGAAATAA
- the rpmH gene encoding 50S ribosomal protein L34: protein MAITYKQNKKKRKKKHGFLKRSATSDGRKILQNRRKKGRKRITV, encoded by the coding sequence ATGGCGATTACTTACAAACAAAACAAAAAGAAAAGGAAGAAAAAACATGGCTTTTTGAAGCGGTCAGCGACAAGCGACGGCAGGAAAATTCTGCAAAATAGAAGGAAAAAAGGAAGAAAAAGAATCACCGTATAA